Part of the Desulforegula conservatrix Mb1Pa genome is shown below.
TATTTCTTGTAAATGAAAATAGATTTTTTCTCTGCAGGCCGCATGTAGCAAGGGCTTAGGAGGGGGCGCAGGACAAACCGTTCTTTTGGTTAATGAACCCCTGTATGCTGTAGATAAATTGTCGATAAGCATATTCAGGTCAACCAATTAAAAAGCTAAAGGATTTATTTTGGAAAACATTCAAACATTTTTTCTAAGAGTCTCTGCCCGCTGTAATCTGGACTGTAGTTACTGTTATGTATTTAAGCACCAGGACCAGTCTTGGAAAGGCTATCCTCCTGTAATGTCAAAAAAGAACATCCGCCTGTTTGCTGACAGGTTGAAAGAATACGTAATAGAGAAAAACATAAAAGATGTTTACATCATATATCATGGAGGTGAACCTTTATTGATAGGGAAGTCCCTTCTTTTGAAATATACAGATATTATTTTTAATCGTTTAAAAGATACGGCGTGTGTCGAGTTCTCATTACAAACCAATGGAACACTCTTGACAGACGATTTTCTCAAAGAATGCGATAAGAAAAATATCAGAATATCACTTAGTATTGATGGCCCTGAACATGTCCACAACAAAAACAGAAAAATGGCTAACGGAGCTGGGTCCTTTCGCCATGTTTTTTCGGGGATACAGAAGCTTCAAAAACATCCACACCTTTTTCAGGGAGTTATTGGTGTTATAAATCCATATGCTGAACCAGAAGAGCTGTTAAACTTTTATAAGGAAACAAGTCTTTGCAATATTGATTTACTTCTACCTGATGCTAATTATGAACGTCCCCCTCAATATCGTGATTTATCCCCGGATATTTATAAAGACTGGCTTATAAAAATTTTCGATTTATGGTTCGACAAATATCAGGACTTATCATTTAAGACATTTGAAAGTATCTTGAAAAGACTAATAGGGGTTGAAACATCCTCCGATATTTTTGGATTTGGAAAACTGAGTTACTTAACTATCGAAGCTGACGGATCTTATCATACAACTGACATATTAAAAGTAGCCTATGAAAGCGCATCACAAATGGGGATAACGCTGGAAAACGCAACTATTGAAGAAGCGGCAAATCACAGAAAGGTAGAAGAATATAATAACCTTTTAAATATGAAAAACCTTCCGATAAAATGTAAATCATGTGATGTGAGAGACATTTGCGGCGGCGGTTCATTACCTCATAGGTATTCACGATCAAGCGGCTTTGACAACCCAACAATTTATTGCCAAGAAATGATGACACTGATTACCCATGCAAAAAAGCTTATCAGTGCTGAAATTGATAGGGAATATGCCAGGGAAAACCTGAACTATCAAGAGGAGTAAATGCAAAGTAAAATAATAGAAATTGATAAAAAGAGGCTGCCTCCAGACGAAGAATCAAGTATGGATGTTATTTTTGATTATTTTCCTGATCATGAGATAAGAATATCAGAGACCCCTACCCATTATCATTTGGAATTGAAACGTTCCAATTTTTTATATTGTGAAAACGTAGAAAAAGGATTGAAAGCATTAGGAATAAACAAAGAAGATGTGGGATCTTTCTATATTGAAGGCCAGCAAAGCTTTTTTTGTTTATTAGAGTCTTGGATAGCATACGGGTGGAGTAAGTTTATGTCTGAAACCCGATACCGTCCAGATAATCTCACGATAATACATCTTGATGATCATACAGATCTCATGTCCCCCCAAATAAGTGTGGATAACGGCAGATGTATAGACATGCTTACCAGAAACATCGTAAGTTTCTCTGATCCTGAAAGTGTTAAAAATGCTGTTCAATCAGGGGCAATAACGGTTGGTAGTATGATGACTCCACTCATTCATTACATTGAAAATGTTGATGTGTTGCATTTAATGCAACAAGTAGAAAGTACTTCGCGATATATCAATAAAAGCACCGATCCTGATACCATACTGGATCCAAGGCAAAAAAGGATTTCAATAAATTTTACCGACGGACCAGCCAATAAGAGAGGAAAAAACAATATTTATTTAAAAACGCCTCATTTCTCAGAAATAATTCAAAATATCAATCCAGAAACTGACATATTTCTTCACATAGATATGGATTATTTCAATAACAGGTTTAATGGATCAACTGACTGGGTAAATTATCCTCTAAAACATAACCTGAGTATAGATGAACAAAAGGAGGCTATGGGAGTTTTTTGCCGAAAGATATCTAAAGCTGGTGTAATTAGCAGAATTAAACATGTTAGTATTGGAGTGTCGCCGTCTTTTTATCCATCCGAGTATTGGAAAGAAGGCATGACCTGCCTTCTAAGAGAGTTGAATTCTGTAGGCCTAAAAGTGACTGATCTGATTAACCGACTAAATTTAAAGGAAGAAAACGTGTTATGAGCATGTCCACTCCTAAAATATCAGGAAAGAAAAAAGTCCGCAGCGTAAAAAGAAAAAAGTCCTTGAAGCCAAAGAAAAACAAACGCCGCTATGTTGCCCCACCTCCAACGAAAAAAAGAACAGGTGATAGGGTTGATCCAGATATTATAACTCTAATAAAAGGGAAAGGATCTCCGAAAAATGGGGGCATGCTGGGAGGTTTTTTCTGGCATATTTTTCATCAAGACGTAAGAGCGGGAAAAATATTTATCAATTTTAACAAAGATACAGAGAAAGCCGATATTAAAATCTTTATAAACCAAAAAAGCCAGGGGAAAGGGATTGGCAAAGTAGCCTATAAAAAAGCATGTGAAGAAAGTAACTACTCAAAGATCTATGCTTCAATGAGAAAAGATAATATCGCATCCATTCGGGCGGCAGTTGCGGCAGGTTTCGAAGAAATTCCATCAACAAGTGGCCAGATGTCAATGTTATGGCAAAAAAAATAATTTTCCCTATTAAAAAATTTGAAACTTTGCCTAGTGATTTGAATAAGTCAAATTACATTGATTTTCTACTTCTTTTGGCAAATCTGAAACCTGCATTAAGAATAAAAATTGATAGAAATTTGACAAAACACGAGCTTAATACATGGTGTACAGAAAACCATTTTGGTTTTTCATCTAATGAAGGGGGATATATTTGTGTTGCGGTAGATAAAGATACTGCTGATCTGGTACAGAAAACAGACGATTCCTATGAACCTCATGAGTATAAATTAGGGCTATTGCTTGGTTATCCAACATGTTGTTGTAAAAACATATCAACTATTGGTGAAAAATTTATTGATGAATGGGAGGGTGAATTAATAAAGAATTACACGTTTGAAGGTGAATTTGAGCTTATTAATCCGAAAGGATACGGTGCAGGTTTCTCTCTTATATCTCACGTCCCCTGCTCGCCTGTTTGCAAACCCTCATTAAATATTGCCCAAAAATCATTGCAAATCATTACGTTCTATAAATTCAATAAGCATTTTTCTCATTGGAAATACTGGACAAAAAAATGAGGTTAGCTAAATTGGGGTACGACAACGATTCCTTCATTTTGGGGCCATAAGGCATCAACCTATGACCACAGTCTATGCGGATATAGTAACCAGCTCTTTTCGGGTAGGCGTAAGGATTCCTTCGTAAATGCGTAAGATCTCCCTTAAACCCCTATCAAATATACGTTTCAAGATAGGTGTATCGTTTAAAGTAATCTATAAAAAGACCAGCATTCTGCCACAGCGGATTGCCGGTTCCAAGGTTGTTTTGCAGGGAGGGTTCAATTGGGACAGATTGCCGCAATATATTGTCGCGTTTCGACAAATGATCAAGACTGCAAACGCCAGGAAACGGATTTAATTGGCTTTGCTGAAAAAGCTGGCTATACAATTGCAGGAGTATGGAAAGAAACCGCATCCGGAAGCAAGGCGGATCGCCAGAAACGTAAGTGTGTGTTGAACCTCGCACAAGCACGAAAAATCGATGTTATTTTAGTAACAGAACTGTCCCGCTGGGGGCGATCAACATTGGACGTGTTTCAAACATTCAACGACCTGCAATCATGGGGTGTTTGTCTGATCGCGCAAACAGGATTGCAGTTTGATCTATCGACGGCGCAAGGAAAACTTATAGCAACGTTGATGGCTGGATTAGCAGAATTTGAGCGTGATCTGTTGCGTGAAAGAGTTAGATCTGGTGTTAAAGCAGCACAGGCCCGTGGTGTGGTGTTCGGGCGCCGCCTTGGGCAACGAGTAAAGTCAGATAAGTTAGCGCCGAAAGTATTAGGCCTGGTGGCAGCTGGACAATCCTACCGACAGATAAGCAGGCAACTAAATTTGAGCAAAAATACCGTGATGGGAATAGTCAAACGCAAACGTGTAAAAGACGGTGACAACTGATAGGGCACAACAAATATGATCTTTTGTGTACGTAAATACTGTTTCGTATATTGT
Proteins encoded:
- the yhhB gene encoding cyclophane-forming radical SAM/SPASM peptide maturase YhhB, which translates into the protein MENIQTFFLRVSARCNLDCSYCYVFKHQDQSWKGYPPVMSKKNIRLFADRLKEYVIEKNIKDVYIIYHGGEPLLIGKSLLLKYTDIIFNRLKDTACVEFSLQTNGTLLTDDFLKECDKKNIRISLSIDGPEHVHNKNRKMANGAGSFRHVFSGIQKLQKHPHLFQGVIGVINPYAEPEELLNFYKETSLCNIDLLLPDANYERPPQYRDLSPDIYKDWLIKIFDLWFDKYQDLSFKTFESILKRLIGVETSSDIFGFGKLSYLTIEADGSYHTTDILKVAYESASQMGITLENATIEEAANHRKVEEYNNLLNMKNLPIKCKSCDVRDICGGGSLPHRYSRSSGFDNPTIYCQEMMTLITHAKKLISAEIDREYARENLNYQEE
- a CDS encoding GNAT family N-acetyltransferase; the encoded protein is MSMSTPKISGKKKVRSVKRKKSLKPKKNKRRYVAPPPTKKRTGDRVDPDIITLIKGKGSPKNGGMLGGFFWHIFHQDVRAGKIFINFNKDTEKADIKIFINQKSQGKGIGKVAYKKACEESNYSKIYASMRKDNIASIRAAVAAGFEEIPSTSGQMSMLWQKK
- a CDS encoding recombinase family protein, which gives rise to MGQIAAIYCRVSTNDQDCKRQETDLIGFAEKAGYTIAGVWKETASGSKADRQKRKCVLNLAQARKIDVILVTELSRWGRSTLDVFQTFNDLQSWGVCLIAQTGLQFDLSTAQGKLIATLMAGLAEFERDLLRERVRSGVKAAQARGVVFGRRLGQRVKSDKLAPKVLGLVAAGQSYRQISRQLNLSKNTVMGIVKRKRVKDGDN